The Akkermansia sp. RCC_12PD genome contains the following window.
ATTCGACTACTCCGGCACCCAGGCCTGCAAGGCCCTCCGGGAAGAAGGTTATGAAGTAGTGCTGGTAAACTCCAATCCCGCCACCATTATGACGGACCCGGAGACCGCCCCGCGCACCTACATTGAACCGATCACTCCGGAGTTTGTGGAGAAGATCATCATCCGGGAGAAGCCGGACGCTCTGCTCCCCACCCTGGGCGGCCAGACGGCCCTGAACTGCGCCATGGAACTCCACCGCAGCGGCGTGCTGGAGAGGGAGAACGTGCGCATGATCGGCGCCAACGCGGACGCCATTGACCGCGGGGAGGACCGCAACCTGTTCAAGGAGGCCATGATCCGCATCGGCCTGGACGTGCCGCGCTCCGGCATCGCCCACACGATGGAGGAGGCGCGCCGGGTAGCCGGGGACATAGGCACCTTTCCCCTGATTATCCGCCCCGCCTTCACGCTGGGCGGCATGGGCGGCGGCGTGGCGTACAACAAGACGGAGTTTGAGGAAATCTGCGCCCGCGGGCTGGACCTCTCCCCCGTCTCGGAAATCCTGATTGAAGAATCCCTCATCGGCTGGAAGGAGTTTGAAATGGAAGTCATGCGGGACCGCGCGGACAATTGCGTGGTGATCTGCTCCATTGAGAATATTGACGCGATGGGCGTGCATACCGGGGATTCCATCACCGTGGCTCCCATCCAGACCCTGACGGACAGGGAATACCAGGTCATGAGGGACGCCTCTTTCGCCGTCATCCGGGAAATCGGCGTGGAAACGGGCGGTTCCAACATCCAGTTCGCCATCAACCCGGCCAACGGCCGCATGATCGTCATTGAGATGAACCCCCGCGTTTCACGTTCCTCCGCTCTGGCCTCCAAGGCCACGGGGTTCCCCATCGCCAAGCTGGCCGCCAAGCTGGCCGTGGGCTACACGCTGGACGAACTGCGCAACGACATCACGAGGGAAACGCCCGCCTGCTTTGAGCCCACCATTGACTACGTGGTGACCAAGGTCCCCCGCTTCACGTTTGAAAAGTTCAAGCAGGCGGACGAGCACCTGACCACCTCCATGAAATCCGTGGGGGAAGCCATGGCCATAGGCCGCACGTTCAAGGAATCCCTGCAAAAGGCCCTGCGCTCCCTGGAAACGGGCCGCTGGGGCTGGGGATTCGACGCGAAGGCGCCGCAGAAGCCCACCGCGGAGGAAATCACGCGGAAGCTTGCCGTCCCCACGGCGGAACGCATTTTCTGGATTCAGACGGCGTTCAGCAGCGGCTTCTCCCTGGACGAGGTGCACCAGCTCACCCAGATTGACCCCTGGTTCCTGGCCCAGATGCAGGACCTGGCGAAGGCGGGCGACCGCCTGGATACGCTGGACCTGCGGGAAGCCAAGAAACTGGGCTTTTCAGACAGGCAGATCGCGCTGGCCCGCGGAACCACGGAAGAACATATCCGGAAGGAACGCGTGGAACAGGGCATCATTCCCGGCTACCGCCTGGTGGACACCTGCGCGGCGGAGTTTGAAGCGTACACGCCTTATTTCTATTCCACTTACGGGGACGAAAACGAGGCGCGCGACACGGGCCGGAAGAAGATCCTCATCCTGGGAGGCGGCCCGAACCGCATCGGCCAGGGCATCGAGTTCGACTACTGTTGCGTGCACGCCTCCATGGCCCTGCGGGAAATGGGGTATGAAACCATCATCGTCAATTCCAACCCTGAGACCGTCTCCACGGACTACGATTCCTCAGACAAGCTTTTCTTTGAACCCCTGACGCTGGAAGACGTGCTCCACATCTGCGAGCAGGAGAAGCCGGACGGCGTCATCGTCCAGTTCGGCGGCCAGACGCCGCTGAACCTGGCCAACGCCCTGGAAGCCCACGGCGTGCCCGTCATCGGCACCAGCCCGAAGGCCATTGACCTGGCGGAGGACCGCGAACATTTCTCCGCCCTGCTGAAGGAGCTGGGGCTGAAGCAGGCGGACGCGGGGACGGCCACCAACGTGGAGGACGCCGCCGCCATTGCCGCCCGCATCGGCTATCCGGTGCTGCTGCGCCCGTCCTTCGTGCTGGGCGGACGCGGCATGATCATCGTGTATGAGGAGCAGGAGCTGCGCCGGTACATGAACGAAGCCGTGGAGGCCTCCGAGGAACGCCCCGTGCTGATCGACCGCTTTCTGGAAAATGCCGTGGAGATTGACGTGGACGTCATCGCGGACCGGGAGCGCGCCGTCATCGGCGCCATCATGCAGCACGTGGAACCCGCGGGTATCCACTCCGGAGACTCCGCCAGCATGATCCCGGCCATGGGCATCTCCATGAAAATGCACAAGGAAATCACGCGCGCCTCCAAGGAGCTGGCGAGCCGCCTGAACGTCTGCGGCCTGATGAACATCCAGTTTGCCGTGAAGGACGAACAGCTTTACGTGATTGAGGTCAATCCGCGCGCTTCCCGCACGGTGCCCTTTGTCTCCAAGGCCATCGGCAAGCCGCTCGCCAAGCTGGCCGCCCAGATTATGGCCGGAAAGACGCTGGCGGAACTGGGCTTCACCCGGGAAATCACGCCGGAATACCATTGCGTGAAGGAGGCCGTCTTCCCATGGGGCCGCTTCCCGGGCATCGACGTGGTGCTGGGACCGGAAATGAAGTCCACCGGGGAAGTCATGGGGATTGACCCGGACCCGGACATCGCCTTTGCCAAGTCACAGGTCAGCGCCTTCAACCCGCTGCCCACGGAGGGCAAGGTATTCATCTCCGTGAATGACCGGGACAAGGAACGGGTGCTCCACATGGCCCGCCAGCTGGCGGACATGGGCTTCATCCTGTGCGCCACGCGCGGCACGATGATCCACCTGCTCCAGCACGACATTGAGTGCGAACGCGCCTACAAGGTGAACGAGGAGCGCCGCCCCAACATCGTGGACCACATCAAGAACGGGGAGATCAATTTCATCATCAACACCCCCGGCTCCCATGACGCCCGTGCGGACGACATCATCATCCGCTCCTCCGCCATCGCCACCAAGACGTCCTACTGCACGAACCTGGCCTCCGCCCAGGCCTGCGTAAACGCCATCGAGGCGCTGAAAAACAGGACCCTCCAGGTCCGGATCATTCAGGAATACCACGCTGAAACCCTTTAACCCCGCACCATACAGAATACCCATATCATGAGAGCCATTCTCGCACTGGAAGACGGCAGCGTCTTCATCGGTTCACACT
Protein-coding sequences here:
- the carB gene encoding carbamoyl-phosphate synthase large subunit, which translates into the protein MPKDTSIKKILVIGSGPIVIGQGCEFDYSGTQACKALREEGYEVVLVNSNPATIMTDPETAPRTYIEPITPEFVEKIIIREKPDALLPTLGGQTALNCAMELHRSGVLERENVRMIGANADAIDRGEDRNLFKEAMIRIGLDVPRSGIAHTMEEARRVAGDIGTFPLIIRPAFTLGGMGGGVAYNKTEFEEICARGLDLSPVSEILIEESLIGWKEFEMEVMRDRADNCVVICSIENIDAMGVHTGDSITVAPIQTLTDREYQVMRDASFAVIREIGVETGGSNIQFAINPANGRMIVIEMNPRVSRSSALASKATGFPIAKLAAKLAVGYTLDELRNDITRETPACFEPTIDYVVTKVPRFTFEKFKQADEHLTTSMKSVGEAMAIGRTFKESLQKALRSLETGRWGWGFDAKAPQKPTAEEITRKLAVPTAERIFWIQTAFSSGFSLDEVHQLTQIDPWFLAQMQDLAKAGDRLDTLDLREAKKLGFSDRQIALARGTTEEHIRKERVEQGIIPGYRLVDTCAAEFEAYTPYFYSTYGDENEARDTGRKKILILGGGPNRIGQGIEFDYCCVHASMALREMGYETIIVNSNPETVSTDYDSSDKLFFEPLTLEDVLHICEQEKPDGVIVQFGGQTPLNLANALEAHGVPVIGTSPKAIDLAEDREHFSALLKELGLKQADAGTATNVEDAAAIAARIGYPVLLRPSFVLGGRGMIIVYEEQELRRYMNEAVEASEERPVLIDRFLENAVEIDVDVIADRERAVIGAIMQHVEPAGIHSGDSASMIPAMGISMKMHKEITRASKELASRLNVCGLMNIQFAVKDEQLYVIEVNPRASRTVPFVSKAIGKPLAKLAAQIMAGKTLAELGFTREITPEYHCVKEAVFPWGRFPGIDVVLGPEMKSTGEVMGIDPDPDIAFAKSQVSAFNPLPTEGKVFISVNDRDKERVLHMARQLADMGFILCATRGTMIHLLQHDIECERAYKVNEERRPNIVDHIKNGEINFIINTPGSHDARADDIIIRSSAIATKTSYCTNLASAQACVNAIEALKNRTLQVRIIQEYHAETL